In Bosea sp. PAMC 26642, the DNA window ATCAACAAGGGCGGCTGGTCGACCGGCTACACCGGCCAGTCTCCCGAGCGCCTGAAGCTGCACATGGCCAACCAGGACAAGTTCGACCTGGTCAGCCTGCGCGGCGCCAAGGGCTCGCCCGTCGAGAACGACTTCTATGGCCTGCCCTGGCCGTGCTGGGGCACGCCGGAGATGAAGCATCCCGGCACCCATATCCTCTACAATACCTCGCTGGAGGCCAATAACGGCGGCGGCACCTTCCGCCCGCGCTTCGGCCTCACCCGCGAGGAGACGCGTCCCGACGGGACGAAGGTCAACGTCACCCTGCTCGCCGAGAACGGCTCCTATTCTCTGAACTCGGACATCAAGGACGGCTATCCCGAGTTCACCATGGGCGTGCTGAAGAAGCTCGGCTGGGACAATGACCTGACGCCGGCCGAGATCGCCACCATCGCCTGGATCGGCGGCAACGCCATAGATTCGGTGAACTGGGCCAACGACCTCTCGGGCGGCATCCAGCGCGTCGCGCTCGCCCATGGCTGCGTGCCCTATGGCAACGGCAAGGCTCGCGCCAATGCCTGGAACCTGCCCGACCCCGTCCCGACGCATCGCGAGCCGATCTACTCGCCGCGCGTCGATCTCGTCGCCAAATGGCCGGCGCGCCCCGACGAGCGCACCTTGCGCATCCCCAACCTGCACACCTCGGTCCAGAAGGCCGCGGTCGAGAAGGGCATCGCCAAGTCGTTCCCGATCGTCCTCACCTCCGGCCGCCTCGTCGAGTACGAGGGCGGCGGCGAGGAGACGCGCTCGAACAAGTGGCTGGCCGAACTGCAGCAGGACATGTTCGTCGAGATCAATCCGTCCGACGCGACCGAGCGCGGCATCAAGGATGGCGCCTTCGTCTGGGTCTCGGGGCCCGAGAACAACTCGAAGGCCAGGGTCAAGGCGCTCGTCACCGAGCGTGTCGGCAAGGGCGTCGCCTTCATGCCCTTCCACTTCGGCGGCTTCTACCAGGGCGTCGACCAGCGCGGGAACTACCCCAAGGGGCTGGATCCGATCGTGCTCGGCGAATCCGTCAACACCCTGACCACCTATGGCTACGACCCCGTGACCGCCATGCATGAAGGCAAGGTCACGCTTTGCCAGATCGCCTCGGCGTGAAGAGGAACTGACAATGGCCCGAATGAAATTCCTCTGCGACGCCGACCGCTGCATCGAATGCAACGCCTGCGTCACCGCCTGCAAGAACGAGAACGAGGTGCCCTGGGGCATCAACCGCCGCCGTGTCGTCACCATCAACGACGGCAAGCCCGGCGAGCGCTCGGTCTCGATGGCCTGCATGCATTGCACGGATGCGCCCTGCATGGCGGTCTGCCCGGTCGACTGCTTCTACAACACCGCCGACGGCGTGGTCCTGCACAACAAGGATCTCTGCATCGGCTGCGGTTACTGCTTCTACGCCTGCCCGTTCGGCGCGCCGCAATATCCCAAGGTCGGCAACTTCGGTTCGCGCGGCAAGATGGACAAGTGCACCTATTGCTCGGGTGGGCCCGAAGTCGATCTCTCGCCGGCCGAATTCCAGAAATACGGCTCCAATCGTTTGGCGGAGGGCAAGCTGCCGCTCTGCGCCGAAATGTGCTCGACCAAGTCGCTGCTCGCCGGCGACGGCGAGATCATCGCCCAGATATACAAGGAGCGGGTGGTCAAGCGCGGCTACGGCTCGGGCGCCTGGGGCTGGCAGACCGCCTACAAGGAAACGATTGCGATCTGATGATCGGACTGTGTGCAAACACACCGCCGTCATCCCGGCCGAAGCGAAGCGGAGCGCCGGGATCCATCATAAGGCGATGTCGGAACTCGAGGATGGATCCCGGATCTGCGCGGCTTCGCCGCTTGTCCGTGATGACGGAGAGGGAACTGGACCGATGACTGCGCAACACCGTTCAGCCCAGCAGATCGCGCTCTCGCGAGAGGATTGTTTTATGCGTCTTGGCGCTCAC includes these proteins:
- the fdh3B gene encoding formate dehydrogenase FDH3 subunit beta, whose translation is MARMKFLCDADRCIECNACVTACKNENEVPWGINRRRVVTINDGKPGERSVSMACMHCTDAPCMAVCPVDCFYNTADGVVLHNKDLCIGCGYCFYACPFGAPQYPKVGNFGSRGKMDKCTYCSGGPEVDLSPAEFQKYGSNRLAEGKLPLCAEMCSTKSLLAGDGEIIAQIYKERVVKRGYGSGAWGWQTAYKETIAI